CATCTGAAAATTTAAAGTATTCCATAACTGATGAAAATGCTTTAAAAAATATAGCAAAAGATAGTTTTGATGCTGCTTTCGTTTGTATAGGAACTAATGTTCAAAATAGTATTTTAGTAACAGTAATGTTAAAAGAAATGAATATACCTAGAATAATTTGTAAGGCAACGACTAAAATACAAGGTAAAGTTTTAGAAAAAATAGGAGCAACAGAAGTAGTTTACCCAGAGGAATTAATGGGAGAAAAAATAGCATATTCAGTTATGCATCCATAAGTTATGGAATACTCTAAATTTTCAGATGAATATTATATTTTTGAAGTAAAATTAGTA
This DNA window, taken from Oceanivirga salmonicida, encodes the following:
- a CDS encoding NAD-binding protein is translated as SENLKYSITDENALKNIAKDSFDAAFVCIGTNVQNSILVTVMLKEMNIPRIICKATTKIQGKVLEKIGATEVVYPEELMGEKIAYSVMHP